One window of the Lactococcus lactis genome contains the following:
- the rpsN gene encoding 30S ribosomal protein S14, producing the protein MAKKSKIAKFKKQQKLVAQYQELRQELKKEKNYEALRKLPKDSHPNRMKMRDRIDGRPRAYMRKFGMSRVNFRKLAHEGKIPGVKKSSW; encoded by the coding sequence TTGGCGAAGAAATCAAAAATTGCTAAATTTAAAAAGCAACAAAAATTAGTTGCTCAATATCAAGAGCTTAGACAGGAACTTAAGAAAGAAAAAAATTATGAAGCTCTCCGAAAACTGCCTAAAGATTCTCATCCCAATCGAATGAAAATGCGAGATCGAATTGACGGAAGACCCAGAGCCTACATGCGAAAATTTGGTATGTCACGAGTTAATTTTAGAAAATTGGCGCATGAAGGTAAGATTCCAGGGGTTAAGAAGTCAAGCTGGTAG
- a CDS encoding LCP family protein, with protein sequence MKRKEIRQKKKIKRSKKVYFVRFMSLFVILVVAVSAVIYVQAEKTLTKTHVNTKIKSSSISAKKPLTILLMGVDTGDNSRGGADSWNGNSDSQIILTLNPRTKTTTIISVERDTMTNIEDASGKIQSTQKINAAYPLGFNNGGLSSAVTYAMKTIGNQVGLNLNNFMIVNMDGLVNLVNDVGGVEVVNDTNGSDVYQGTDSGKITLPGSDKTVDSGAIYISNTEPEYKAYVPYLSGNPKQLINGEQALVFARDRDTLANGNYGRAAHQREVMTELMNKMLSLNSVFKY encoded by the coding sequence ATGAAAAGAAAAGAAATTAGACAAAAGAAAAAAATAAAAAGGTCTAAAAAAGTATATTTTGTTCGTTTTATGTCCCTTTTTGTTATTTTAGTCGTGGCAGTTAGTGCGGTTATCTATGTTCAAGCAGAGAAAACATTAACGAAAACTCATGTAAATACAAAAATAAAAAGTTCTAGTATATCTGCAAAAAAACCACTAACTATTTTGCTTATGGGAGTGGATACTGGTGATAATAGTCGGGGTGGTGCAGATTCATGGAATGGAAATTCAGATTCTCAAATTATTTTAACATTGAATCCTCGGACAAAAACAACCACTATTATTTCAGTGGAACGAGATACGATGACGAATATTGAAGATGCATCTGGAAAAATTCAATCTACTCAAAAAATTAATGCTGCTTATCCTTTAGGATTTAATAATGGTGGGTTATCATCTGCTGTCACTTATGCCATGAAAACGATTGGTAATCAAGTAGGGCTGAATCTTAATAATTTTATGATTGTTAATATGGACGGTTTAGTAAATCTTGTGAATGACGTTGGAGGAGTAGAAGTTGTCAATGATACAAATGGCTCAGATGTCTATCAAGGGACTGATTCAGGTAAAATAACTTTGCCTGGTTCAGATAAAACTGTAGATAGTGGAGCGATTTATATCTCAAATACAGAACCTGAATATAAAGCTTATGTTCCTTATCTTTCAGGAAATCCTAAGCAGCTCATCAACGGAGAACAAGCTTTAGTTTTTGCCCGAGATAGAGATACGTTAGCTAATGGGAATTATGGACGCGCCGCTCATCAACGAGAAGTTATGACTGAATTAATGAACAAGATGCTTAGTCTTAATAGTGTTTTTAAATATTAA
- a CDS encoding FtsW/RodA/SpoVE family cell cycle protein → MDKKITKNSFLDLSILIPYLILSAVGLLMVFSATVPYQINRGLSPYRLAISQGVFIIISFVALIIIYRVKLRIIKNEKILKIIFLIIILLMIYSRVGPNTSANGAHGWIPLPGIGTIQPVEFAKLFTVWFLASIFSNRQEEIEKNDIQAIFKGNNLIKKVVGGWRFPIILLMIVELSMPNLGNTAIIGLLALIMIGASGISWRWFSGYGKMLLTISLSFLLFLFISGGDLIPGSYINARFKAFVNPFTDLASSGHQLANSYYAIVDGGWFGRGLGNSIEKQGFLPEAHTDFIFSVIVEELGIIGGIIILAVIFFMITRMLLVGMRAKDPFNSMISIGCSSFLLIQVFVNLGGAIGLVPETGVTFPFLSQGGSSFLISTLAVGLVLNS, encoded by the coding sequence ATGGATAAAAAAATTACAAAAAATAGTTTTTTAGATTTATCTATTTTGATTCCTTATTTGATTCTTTCAGCTGTTGGCTTACTCATGGTGTTTTCAGCAACTGTCCCCTATCAAATTAACCGAGGACTATCTCCTTATCGATTGGCAATTTCTCAAGGAGTCTTTATAATTATAAGTTTTGTGGCTTTAATTATTATTTATCGAGTAAAATTGAGAATTATAAAAAATGAAAAGATTTTAAAAATAATTTTTCTAATTATTATCTTGCTGATGATTTATTCAAGGGTGGGTCCTAATACATCAGCGAATGGAGCGCATGGATGGATTCCCTTACCAGGGATTGGAACTATTCAGCCGGTTGAATTTGCAAAACTTTTTACAGTTTGGTTTCTTGCTTCTATCTTTTCTAACAGACAAGAAGAGATTGAGAAAAATGATATTCAAGCAATTTTTAAGGGTAACAATCTCATAAAAAAAGTTGTAGGGGGATGGCGATTTCCGATTATCTTACTAATGATAGTGGAACTCAGTATGCCTAATTTAGGAAATACAGCAATTATTGGGCTCTTAGCCTTGATAATGATTGGTGCAAGTGGAATTTCTTGGCGATGGTTTTCAGGTTATGGGAAGATGTTGCTTACGATTAGTCTTAGTTTTTTGCTCTTTCTTTTTATCAGTGGAGGCGATTTGATTCCAGGATCTTATATTAATGCTCGATTTAAAGCATTTGTTAATCCTTTTACTGACTTGGCTTCTTCGGGTCATCAACTTGCTAATTCATATTATGCGATTGTAGATGGTGGCTGGTTTGGAAGAGGGCTGGGGAATTCGATTGAAAAACAAGGATTTTTGCCTGAAGCTCATACAGATTTTATATTTTCAGTAATAGTAGAAGAATTGGGAATCATTGGTGGAATTATAATCCTAGCTGTCATTTTTTTCATGATTACCCGAATGCTTTTGGTGGGGATGCGGGCAAAAGATCCATTTAATTCAATGATTTCAATTGGTTGTTCATCTTTTTTGTTGATACAAGTTTTTGTCAATTTAGGTGGAGCAATTGGTTTGGTTCCAGAAACAGGTGTCACCTTTCCCTTTTTATCACAAGGTGGATCATCATTTTTAATTTCAACTTTGGCAGTAGGACTGGTTTTGAATAGCTAG
- a CDS encoding metal-sulfur cluster assembly factor, with translation MADKYTEEQVNEIKDKILSALENVIDPELGIDIINLGLVYEISFEDNGFTEIKMTLTTMGCPLADLLTEQIHDALKEVPEVGEIKVNLVWYPAWTVDKMSRYARIALGIR, from the coding sequence ATGGCAGATAAATACACAGAAGAGCAAGTGAATGAAATCAAGGACAAAATTCTCTCTGCCCTTGAAAACGTCATTGACCCAGAGCTTGGGATTGATATTATCAACCTCGGATTAGTTTATGAAATTAGCTTTGAAGATAACGGATTTACAGAAATTAAAATGACATTGACAACAATGGGTTGCCCTTTGGCGGACCTTTTGACTGAACAAATTCATGATGCTTTGAAAGAAGTGCCAGAAGTTGGTGAAATCAAGGTGAACTTGGTTTGGTATCCAGCATGGACAGTTGATAAAATGAGTCGTTATGCCCGTATTGCTTTGGGAATTCGATAA
- a CDS encoding YhgE/Pip domain-containing protein, which yields MLKKEWQAILKHKFFIIVIIALALVPAIYNYIFLGSMWDPYGKLNDLPVAVVNLDKTSELNGKKFKLGDDVIAEMKKSKDLDYHFVSEDKASKGIKKGDYYMVITFPENFSENATTLMNKKPKTVQLDYQTTRGHNYISSKMSESAMNQLKSEVSKNITETYTKEIFAKLGDMKSGMKETSDGSNKLADGTSSALNGSKELSSNLNTLSSSSLTFTDGANNLNSGLNKYVSGVNQAANGGQQLSSGADQFVSGTQQLAAGTQTLADKSKELSAGLTELTQKTALSAEQQAQISQLQNGLTDLNNAIQNGANDTGSADSVKNDLASVKKSLEDTQTILSDIVPNQIKAMAQTKAYNSLKTDQQNELNAAILNSAQSTLSPIQTSMTSVADSLTDVGNQLMGIQNQTKELVQNSNVALPGANAIISQLSTGLSDVNSALANQVTPGFAQYADGVNQANAGAQQLASKSKDLQSGTMQLVSGLSQLQANGSTLTSGSNQLAGGAQQISSGSQQLANGGSSLTSGLGTLNTGANNLSTALTKADDTLSATNNSNENAKKVAAPLKLKHTDHDNVPENGAGMTPYMINVALFIGALATNVVIGIGFSGEKWKSGREFMLAKIGTNGLVALLQGIIVWGAVALLGLRPNHLWEMLLSVLLISFAYMAINTFFLTALGKIGEFLMIVVLVLQLATSAGTYPLQLAPKIYQVISPWLPMTYGLKMLRETIGLNGAILPEAILFVVIIALFTFMLSFFKKFSRFA from the coding sequence ATGTTAAAAAAAGAATGGCAAGCCATTTTAAAGCACAAATTTTTTATTATTGTTATTATCGCTTTGGCACTTGTACCAGCAATTTATAACTATATTTTCTTAGGTTCTATGTGGGATCCTTACGGTAAATTGAATGACTTACCAGTAGCGGTTGTAAATTTGGACAAGACGTCTGAATTGAACGGAAAAAAATTCAAACTTGGTGATGATGTCATTGCTGAAATGAAAAAATCAAAGGATTTAGATTATCATTTTGTTTCGGAGGATAAAGCTTCTAAAGGGATAAAAAAAGGTGATTATTACATGGTTATCACTTTTCCAGAAAACTTTTCAGAAAATGCAACAACCTTAATGAATAAGAAACCAAAAACGGTTCAGTTAGATTATCAAACGACACGTGGTCATAACTATATTTCATCAAAAATGAGCGAAAGTGCGATGAATCAGCTGAAATCAGAGGTTTCAAAAAATATCACAGAGACTTACACCAAAGAAATTTTCGCTAAGCTTGGTGATATGAAGTCAGGAATGAAAGAAACTTCTGACGGTTCAAATAAATTGGCTGATGGAACTTCGTCAGCATTGAATGGTTCAAAAGAATTAAGTAGTAATTTGAATACTTTATCTTCATCAAGTTTAACTTTCACTGACGGCGCAAATAATTTGAATTCAGGCTTAAATAAATATGTATCAGGAGTGAATCAAGCTGCCAATGGGGGACAACAACTTTCTTCTGGTGCTGACCAATTTGTCAGTGGAACGCAACAATTGGCAGCAGGTACACAAACACTGGCTGATAAATCAAAAGAGCTGTCAGCAGGTTTAACAGAATTGACACAAAAAACAGCTTTGTCAGCAGAACAACAGGCTCAAATTAGCCAGCTTCAAAATGGCCTGACTGATTTAAATAATGCTATCCAAAATGGTGCTAATGATACGGGTTCAGCAGATTCCGTGAAAAATGATTTAGCTTCTGTGAAAAAAAGTTTAGAAGATACGCAAACGATATTAAGTGATATTGTTCCTAATCAAATCAAAGCGATGGCTCAAACAAAGGCTTATAATAGTTTGAAAACTGACCAACAAAACGAACTAAATGCAGCTATTTTAAACTCTGCTCAGTCAACTTTATCTCCTATTCAAACAAGTATGACTTCAGTTGCGGATAGTTTAACTGATGTGGGCAATCAATTGATGGGAATTCAAAATCAAACCAAAGAACTTGTCCAAAATTCTAATGTTGCTCTTCCTGGTGCAAATGCCATAATTTCACAATTGTCAACAGGGCTTTCTGACGTAAATAGTGCCCTAGCAAATCAAGTCACACCTGGTTTTGCCCAATATGCTGACGGAGTTAATCAAGCAAACGCTGGCGCTCAACAATTAGCAAGTAAATCAAAAGATTTACAAAGCGGGACAATGCAATTAGTTTCTGGATTGTCACAATTACAAGCGAATGGTTCAACTTTAACTTCAGGTTCAAATCAATTGGCAGGGGGTGCTCAACAAATTTCCTCTGGTTCACAACAATTGGCAAATGGAGGTTCAAGTTTAACAAGTGGTTTGGGCACGCTAAATACAGGGGCTAATAACTTGTCAACAGCGTTAACCAAAGCAGATGATACTCTCTCAGCAACTAATAATTCTAATGAAAATGCTAAAAAAGTAGCTGCACCGTTGAAACTTAAACATACTGACCATGACAATGTACCAGAAAATGGTGCAGGAATGACACCATACATGATTAATGTTGCTCTCTTTATTGGTGCCCTTGCGACAAATGTTGTGATTGGAATTGGTTTCTCAGGTGAAAAATGGAAATCTGGTCGCGAATTTATGTTGGCGAAAATTGGTACAAATGGTTTGGTAGCACTTTTACAAGGAATCATCGTCTGGGGAGCAGTTGCTCTTCTTGGATTGAGACCAAATCATTTGTGGGAAATGTTGTTGTCAGTACTTTTAATCAGCTTCGCTTACATGGCAATCAATACTTTCTTCTTAACGGCTCTAGGTAAGATTGGTGAATTCCTTATGATTGTAGTCTTAGTTCTACAACTGGCGACGAGTGCAGGAACTTACCCCTTACAACTTGCGCCTAAAATATATCAAGTCATCAGTCCTTGGTTACCAATGACTTATGGTTTAAAAATGTTACGTGAAACCATTGGTTTGAATGGAGCAATTTTACCAGAAGCAATTCTATTTGTGGTTATTATCGCTCTCTTTACTTTCATGTTGAGTTTCTTCAAGAAATTCTCGCGTTTTGCATAA
- a CDS encoding TetR/AcrR family transcriptional regulator has product MSNDSRKDRTKLQLRDAMIQLLGEKSFDQISTTELVKLAKVSRSSFYTHYQDKYDMIEAYQRRLFETIQYVFEKNNGNIHATMLETFEFLKGNQIYAALLSENGSKEIHQFMLQKLKELIQSSFFPQSKHLKLGKLGEIYATTYYANAIFGTTQSWIRRKQKETPTQIANLLVELIN; this is encoded by the coding sequence ATGTCTAATGACAGCAGAAAAGATCGTACAAAACTTCAATTACGAGATGCCATGATTCAACTTTTAGGCGAGAAATCTTTTGACCAAATTTCAACGACTGAACTTGTGAAATTAGCTAAAGTTAGTCGTAGTAGTTTTTATACTCATTATCAAGATAAATATGACATGATTGAAGCCTATCAACGTCGACTTTTTGAGACTATTCAATATGTCTTTGAAAAAAATAACGGAAATATTCATGCAACAATGCTTGAAACTTTTGAATTTCTAAAAGGAAATCAAATATATGCCGCTCTTCTTTCGGAAAATGGTAGCAAAGAAATCCACCAGTTTATGTTGCAAAAACTCAAAGAACTTATTCAAAGTTCCTTTTTCCCTCAGTCTAAACATCTTAAATTAGGAAAATTAGGGGAAATTTATGCGACAACCTACTATGCTAATGCTATTTTTGGAACTACTCAATCATGGATTCGTCGAAAACAAAAGGAAACACCTACTCAAATTGCTAATCTATTAGTTGAGCTCATAAATTAA
- a CDS encoding HU family DNA-binding protein, translating into MASKQELIDYVADRTELSKVNAAKAINAFVEAITYYISEGTPVHISNFGTFEVRKRAARVSHDVHSREKILVGEQNIPVFRAEKALKLATKQELSDEDMVIETLSNMILEVQHHD; encoded by the coding sequence ATGGCGTCGAAACAGGAGTTAATTGATTATGTAGCAGACCGTACAGAACTTTCAAAAGTAAATGCAGCAAAGGCAATCAATGCCTTTGTCGAGGCAATCACTTACTATATTTCTGAAGGGACTCCCGTACATATTTCAAATTTTGGAACTTTTGAGGTTCGTAAACGTGCAGCCAGAGTCAGTCATGATGTTCATTCAAGAGAAAAAATTTTAGTAGGCGAACAAAATATTCCGGTATTTAGAGCTGAAAAAGCTTTAAAATTGGCTACGAAACAAGAACTATCTGATGAAGATATGGTGATTGAAACATTGAGCAATATGATTTTGGAAGTTCAACATCATGATTAA
- a CDS encoding universal stress protein — protein MRDEYKKILVAVDGSDQSKEAIHEAVAIAKRNKTSLFVLHVKDETRLRGTPYALAINLDDLETESKEIIAEVEVLINDEVEFEVHAFTGNPKKEIINFAKQFELDLIVVGSNGKGLLDRMLVGSTTSYVVNHAPCNVMVVK, from the coding sequence ATGAGAGATGAATACAAGAAAATTTTAGTTGCAGTTGATGGCTCTGACCAATCGAAAGAAGCAATTCACGAAGCAGTCGCCATTGCCAAAAGAAATAAAACTTCATTATTTGTTTTACATGTTAAAGACGAAACAAGACTTCGGGGAACTCCGTATGCCTTGGCAATTAATTTGGATGATTTAGAAACAGAATCTAAAGAAATTATTGCTGAAGTTGAGGTTCTGATTAATGATGAAGTTGAGTTTGAAGTCCATGCCTTTACAGGAAATCCAAAGAAAGAAATCATTAATTTTGCAAAGCAATTTGAATTGGATTTGATTGTAGTCGGTTCAAATGGTAAGGGATTATTAGACAGGATGCTAGTAGGTTCGACGACAAGTTATGTTGTTAATCATGCGCCTTGCAATGTTATGGTTGTAAAATAA
- the pnuC gene encoding nicotinamide riboside transporter PnuC: protein MKNYLKWLKDELKSINTAGSIMLSFIIGVQLAFFLTSTITVLSIITLIATLMGSACTVYMMIGKPINGLLGLISAFGYIYINWTAGHYASVLDQIVFVLLIDLPLIFTWKTWGHRIENGVKFMKTKGWILTISSMLVLWWPITVIYTKLGDTNPLWDAITLIIGAAASILVVRGYGDSYSLWLLSDVVMIILWATALMDGYSASSLAMLLTITFYLVTSLYGKFFSIWKNDKKASGEVVTERN, encoded by the coding sequence ATGAAAAATTATCTCAAATGGCTCAAAGATGAGCTAAAATCAATTAATACAGCCGGAAGCATCATGCTTTCGTTTATCATAGGAGTACAGTTGGCTTTCTTTTTAACGTCAACAATTACGGTCTTATCAATTATCACTTTGATTGCTACCTTAATGGGGTCGGCATGTACAGTTTACATGATGATTGGAAAACCAATTAATGGTCTTTTGGGGCTGATTAGTGCTTTTGGTTATATCTATATTAACTGGACTGCTGGTCACTATGCCTCTGTTTTAGATCAAATTGTTTTTGTTTTGCTGATTGACTTGCCATTGATTTTCACTTGGAAAACTTGGGGACATCGAATTGAAAATGGGGTCAAATTCATGAAGACAAAAGGATGGATTTTGACAATCAGCAGTATGTTGGTTCTTTGGTGGCCAATTACAGTCATTTATACAAAACTTGGAGACACCAATCCTTTATGGGATGCTATTACTTTAATTATTGGAGCTGCGGCTTCAATCTTGGTTGTTAGAGGTTATGGGGATAGTTACTCACTTTGGCTCTTATCTGATGTGGTCATGATTATTTTATGGGCAACAGCACTTATGGATGGCTATTCTGCAAGTTCTTTAGCAATGCTTCTAACTATTACTTTCTATTTGGTTACTTCTTTATATGGAAAATTCTTTTCTATTTGGAAGAATGACAAGAAGGCAAGTGGAGAAGTAGTAACTGAGAGAAACTAA
- a CDS encoding HdeD family acid-resistance protein, translating into MLTDFEKLRRGVGFSGIISIIIGLLILFLPTKTAAIVAALVGVALVIMGVIYIGANLVKRSEEKGNFWRISHLLLGFIYLFAGIFVFSDLNAAAESLFVLIGIFVGISWIVDGIVTLTVLTNFNSKFWGIFLSVISIIAGFTLVFSPLWGGVTLWLLLGIEFLIVGFIKMIHYYRWDK; encoded by the coding sequence ATGTTAACAGATTTTGAAAAACTTCGACGCGGAGTCGGATTTAGTGGGATAATTTCAATTATTATTGGTTTATTGATATTATTCTTACCTACAAAAACAGCAGCTATTGTCGCCGCTCTTGTAGGGGTAGCACTCGTAATTATGGGTGTCATTTATATTGGAGCAAATCTAGTCAAAAGAAGTGAAGAAAAAGGAAATTTCTGGAGAATTTCTCATCTCTTGTTGGGATTTATCTACCTATTTGCAGGAATTTTTGTTTTTTCAGATTTGAATGCAGCCGCAGAATCCCTTTTTGTCCTTATTGGTATTTTTGTAGGGATTAGTTGGATTGTAGATGGAATTGTAACTCTTACAGTTTTGACTAATTTCAATAGTAAATTTTGGGGGATTTTCTTAAGTGTAATTAGTATCATTGCTGGTTTTACTTTAGTATTTTCTCCGCTTTGGGGAGGGGTAACTTTGTGGTTACTTCTTGGAATCGAATTTTTAATTGTTGGGTTCATCAAAATGATTCACTATTACAGATGGGATAAATAG
- the rplS gene encoding 50S ribosomal protein L19, producing the protein MNLIESINAAQLRTDIPDFRPGDTVRVHAKVVEGTRERIQMFEGVVIARKNSGINETYTVRKISNGVGVERIFPVHTPRVEQIEVIRHGKVRRAKLYYLRALTGKKARIAERRR; encoded by the coding sequence ATGAACCTTATCGAATCTATCAACGCTGCGCAACTCCGCACTGATATTCCTGACTTCCGTCCTGGTGACACTGTACGTGTTCACGCAAAAGTTGTCGAAGGAACTCGCGAACGTATCCAAATGTTCGAAGGCGTTGTTATCGCTCGTAAAAACTCAGGAATTAACGAAACTTACACTGTTCGTAAAATTTCAAACGGTGTTGGTGTAGAACGTATCTTCCCAGTTCACACTCCACGTGTTGAACAAATCGAAGTTATCCGTCACGGTAAAGTACGTCGTGCGAAACTTTACTACCTCCGTGCACTCACAGGTAAAAAAGCTCGTATCGCTGAACGTCGTCGTTAA
- a CDS encoding GTP pyrophosphokinase: MEKDYLKTRFEPEEFEKLKKKLVRYECALDVVRTQLSNLNTYYNNFEAINPIEHIKHRLKSPESIAGKLKKKDLPVTADAADEHLSDIAGIRIICSYAKNIYEIVEIIKSQEAFTVVSEKDYLRNVKKTGYRSYHMIVEVNLGHLFSEQTCRVEIQLRTSAMDFWATLEHKVRYKYDGQIPEQLSGELQNCAEQIHALDERMYLIHKVVDMINQSEVDIEQIGY, translated from the coding sequence ATGGAAAAAGATTATTTAAAAACAAGATTTGAACCAGAAGAATTTGAAAAATTAAAAAAGAAACTTGTCAGATATGAGTGTGCTTTAGATGTTGTCAGAACTCAACTTTCTAATCTAAATACCTATTATAATAATTTTGAGGCAATCAACCCAATTGAGCATATCAAACATCGTTTAAAATCACCGGAAAGTATTGCAGGAAAGCTGAAAAAGAAAGATTTGCCTGTGACCGCCGATGCTGCTGATGAACATTTATCAGATATTGCAGGAATTCGTATTATTTGTTCTTATGCTAAAAATATCTATGAGATTGTTGAAATTATCAAAAGCCAAGAAGCTTTTACAGTTGTTAGCGAAAAAGATTATTTAAGAAACGTTAAAAAAACAGGTTATCGTAGTTATCATATGATTGTCGAAGTTAATTTAGGACATCTATTTAGTGAACAAACTTGTCGAGTTGAAATTCAGTTACGAACTTCGGCAATGGATTTTTGGGCAACGTTGGAACATAAAGTTCGTTATAAATATGATGGACAAATTCCTGAGCAACTCAGTGGTGAACTACAAAATTGTGCAGAGCAAATTCATGCGCTTGATGAGAGAATGTATCTTATTCATAAAGTTGTGGACATGATTAATCAGTCTGAAGTTGATATTGAACAAATTGGTTACTGA
- a CDS encoding LysR family transcriptional regulator produces the protein MSLNLRDLEYFYQLSKLRSFTNVAKHFRVSQPTISYAIKRLETYYDCDLFYKDSSHQVVDLTPEGELLAMRTNEILSELNHTKKAIHRSSMKDFKVGFPPIISSYLLSKQDNLNFLNALHMIYGGSNELLSLLLNEEIDSSLLGSLEKIKHPQLEIEELFQKEFFIIMSDSHPLANEKELGFKDLLNEDFILLGEHNIHFNAFNRLNEKYNQSANVVLKLDDAHTIKELVRKNLGISLMADIRLSEDFKNLVKVPFIEEDKQFFHINYAYQKNSILSESEKNFLEILKTLK, from the coding sequence ATGAGTTTAAATTTAAGAGATCTTGAATATTTTTATCAATTGTCAAAATTGCGTTCGTTCACCAATGTTGCCAAGCATTTCAGGGTTAGTCAACCCACTATTTCTTACGCAATCAAACGTTTAGAAACCTACTATGACTGTGATTTATTTTATAAAGATTCCTCGCATCAGGTAGTTGATTTAACTCCTGAGGGCGAACTTTTGGCAATGAGAACCAATGAAATTCTCTCTGAATTAAATCACACGAAAAAAGCTATTCATCGTTCGAGTATGAAAGATTTTAAAGTTGGTTTTCCGCCAATTATAAGTTCATATCTTCTATCAAAGCAAGATAATTTGAACTTTTTGAATGCCTTACATATGATTTATGGTGGTTCTAATGAACTCTTGAGCCTACTTTTAAATGAAGAAATAGATTCGAGCCTTTTAGGAAGTCTAGAAAAGATTAAGCATCCCCAATTAGAAATAGAAGAACTCTTTCAAAAAGAATTTTTTATCATTATGTCGGATAGTCATCCACTAGCCAATGAAAAAGAATTAGGATTTAAAGACTTACTTAATGAAGACTTTATCTTATTGGGAGAGCATAATATCCACTTTAATGCCTTTAATCGTTTAAATGAAAAATATAATCAATCAGCTAATGTAGTTTTGAAATTAGATGATGCTCATACCATAAAAGAACTTGTCAGGAAAAATTTAGGGATCAGTCTTATGGCAGATATCCGCTTATCAGAAGACTTTAAAAATCTAGTTAAAGTACCATTTATTGAAGAAGATAAACAATTCTTTCATATTAATTATGCCTATCAAAAAAATTCTATTCTCTCTGAAAGTGAAAAAAACTTTTTAGAAATATTGAAAACATTAAAATAA
- a CDS encoding ABC transporter ATP-binding protein, with the protein MTLKVENLTYYYSNPDDYLFKDVTESFEKGTMYAILGQSGSGKTTFLSLLAGLDTPKSGSMSFDNKAIKSSNLTNYRKKTVSTVFQAYNLLTYMSAYDNVKTAVKISSVKFENEKAAIEEALNKVGLSTDLIYKPVSKLSGGQQQRVAIARALVLNHEIIIADEPTGNLDEETTAQIVELFKEIANKDNKIVILVTHENEVAKASDVVFTLKHRKFEKTA; encoded by the coding sequence ATGACTCTAAAAGTTGAAAATTTAACTTATTATTATAGCAACCCCGATGACTATCTATTTAAAGATGTCACAGAAAGTTTTGAAAAAGGCACGATGTATGCCATTCTAGGACAATCCGGCTCAGGAAAAACTACTTTTCTTTCCCTGCTTGCCGGACTTGATACACCAAAATCTGGAAGTATGTCTTTTGATAATAAAGCAATTAAATCAAGTAATTTAACAAATTATCGCAAAAAAACAGTAAGTACCGTTTTTCAAGCTTATAACTTACTGACCTACATGAGTGCTTATGACAACGTCAAAACAGCCGTAAAAATCTCGTCAGTAAAATTTGAAAATGAAAAAGCAGCAATAGAAGAAGCGTTGAATAAAGTAGGATTGAGCACAGACCTAATTTATAAACCTGTCAGTAAACTTTCAGGTGGTCAGCAACAAAGAGTGGCCATCGCTAGAGCATTAGTTTTAAATCATGAGATAATTATTGCTGACGAACCCACAGGGAATCTCGATGAAGAAACAACAGCCCAAATTGTTGAACTCTTTAAAGAAATTGCTAATAAAGATAATAAAATTGTGATTCTGGTTACTCACGAAAATGAAGTTGCCAAAGCATCAGATGTTGTATTTACCCTTAAACATCGTAAATTTGAAAAGACAGCATAG